From Fibrobacter succinogenes, a single genomic window includes:
- a CDS encoding AAA family ATPase has protein sequence MGLYVNPNNVNFQEALDSPIYVDKSMLIAEINRLVRTTKKFVCVSRSRRFGKTMAGNMLCAYFSKGCDSRELFANLKIAKDPGFEKYLNKLNVIKLDVNAFYSKYGLNADLVSLFSASIRAELKDAFPSVLIPDDEPLAGCLEKIYAFTNEQLYLAYDRKELQCYIPNREVRDQWILSVQQSPDYKGLMELVNASKLLVENTIEGNAEVVGTALNKSDMER, from the coding sequence ATGGGACTTTACGTCAATCCAAACAATGTAAACTTCCAAGAGGCGCTGGATTCTCCCATCTACGTGGACAAGTCCATGCTTATCGCTGAAATTAACCGCCTTGTGCGCACAACGAAAAAATTCGTGTGCGTTTCCCGTTCGCGCCGTTTCGGGAAGACCATGGCGGGCAACATGCTCTGTGCCTACTTCAGCAAGGGGTGTGACAGTCGCGAGCTGTTCGCGAATTTGAAGATTGCGAAAGATCCCGGCTTCGAGAAATACCTGAACAAACTGAATGTCATCAAGTTGGATGTAAATGCGTTCTACTCAAAATATGGCCTCAATGCTGATTTGGTTTCCCTGTTTTCTGCCAGCATTCGAGCTGAGTTAAAGGATGCGTTCCCATCGGTGCTCATTCCCGATGACGAGCCGTTGGCGGGCTGTCTCGAAAAAATCTATGCATTCACGAACGAACAGTTGTACTTGGCGTATGACCGTAAGGAACTGCAGTGTTACATCCCTAATCGCGAGGTGCGTGATCAGTGGATTCTTTCGGTTCAGCAGTCGCCCGATTACAAGGGCCTGATGGAATTGGTGAATGCATCGAAGTTGCTTGTTGAAAACACCATCGAAGGAAATGCTGAAGTTGTCGGGACCGCCCTAAACAAGTCCGATATGGAACGGTGA
- a CDS encoding FISUMP domain-containing protein, whose amino-acid sequence MIKKMFFFVAIFVFVACKNDLKIDHFVDERDGNDYEIVQIGDRFWMAENLNYKMDSSWCYDNEEKNCQKFGRLYQWREAISACPDGWMLPSFDDFFSLVNYVDSVMNGKKNVLERECTWACGQLSVSAGKYLKTQAEWIGLGNGTDLFGFSAKPAGFLSQGDTQNHFTWMNEKTFYWSTKISDYEKNPFIFLLSSDDVVDFYSVSPRSGVSIRCVKSKI is encoded by the coding sequence TGTAAAAATGATTTAAAAATAGATCATTTTGTGGATGAACGTGATGGAAACGATTATGAGATTGTTCAGATTGGCGATCGATTTTGGATGGCGGAAAACTTGAATTATAAAATGGATTCAAGTTGGTGTTATGATAATGAAGAAAAAAATTGTCAAAAATTTGGTCGCTTGTATCAATGGCGTGAGGCTATTAGTGCTTGCCCAGATGGTTGGATGTTGCCATCGTTTGATGATTTCTTTAGTCTCGTAAATTATGTTGACAGCGTTATGAATGGGAAAAAAAATGTTTTGGAAAGAGAATGTACATGGGCTTGTGGTCAATTAAGTGTTTCTGCAGGAAAATATTTAAAAACACAAGCAGAATGGATTGGATTAGGAAATGGAACTGATTTATTTGGTTTTTCCGCAAAACCCGCGGGATTCTTAAGTCAAGGTGATACTCAGAATCACTTTACTTGGATGAACGAAAAAACATTTTATTGGTCAACGAAAATTTCTGATTATGAAAAGAATCCTTTTATATTTCTGTTATCTAGTGATGATGTTGTTGATTTCTACTCTGTTTCCCCTCGTTCAGGAGTTTCAATACGCTGTGTAAAGTCAAAAATTTAG